Proteins encoded by one window of Cheilinus undulatus linkage group 13, ASM1832078v1, whole genome shotgun sequence:
- the rps15 gene encoding 40S ribosomal protein S15: MADTEIKKKRTFRKFTYRGVDLDQLLDMSYEQLMQLYCARQRRRLNRGLRRKQQSLLKRLRKAKKEAPPMEKPEVVKTHLRDMVILPEMVGSMVGVYNGKTFNQVEIKPEMCGHYLGEFSITYKPVKHGRPGIGATHSSRFIPLK, from the exons ATG GCGGATACCGAGATCAAGAAGAAGCGTACCTTCAGGAAGTTCACCTACAGAGGTGTGGACCTGGACCAGCTTCTGGACATGTCCTA TGAGCAGCTCATGCAGCTGTACTGTGCCCGCCAGAGGAGGAGGCTCAACCGTGGCCTGCGCCGCAAGCAGCAGTCCCTCCTGAAGCGCCTGCGCAAGGCAAAGAAAGAGGCTCCCCCCATGGAGAAACCTGAGGTGGTGAAGACCCATCTGAGGGACATGGTCATCCTGCCTGAGATGGTCGGGTCCATGGTTGGAGTGTACAATGGCAAGACTTTCAACCAGGTTGAAATCAAG CCTGAGATGTGCGGACACTACCTGGGCGAGTTCTCCATCACCTACAAGCCAGTCAAGCACGGTCGCCCCGGTATTGGAGCCACACATTCTTCTCGTTTCATCCCTCTGAAGTAG
- the cnn2 gene encoding calponin-2 yields MCSFNKGPSYGLSAEVKNRIAQKYDTQKEEELRIWMEDVTGMCIGPDFQKGLKSGVILCNLINKLAPNSVKKINQSSLNWHQLENLTNFTKAIKEYGLKPHDIFEANDLFENGNMTQVQTTLLALASMAKTRGCQSRVDIGVKYADKAERLFDEDTMRAGQSIIGLQMGTNKCASQAGMMAYGTRRHLYDPKNQIQPPMDNTTISLQMGTNKMASQAGMTAPGTRRAIYDTKTNTDKCDNSTMSLQMGYSQGANQSGQNFGLGRQIYDSKYCPKASEGVEDQNGAGMPHDCIPDYQDEGYQGYQEEEQVYQEDGTDY; encoded by the exons ATGTGCTCGTTTAACAAAGGTCCTTCCTACGGATTATCGGCGGAGGTGAAAAACCGG ATCGCACAAAAGTATGACACCCAAAAAGAAGAGGAGCTGAGGATCTGGATGGAAGATGTCACCGGCATGTGCATCGGCCCTGACTTCCAGAAAGGCCTGAAGAGTGGGGTCATCCTGTGCAA TCTTATCAACAAACTTGCTCCAAACTCTGTGAAAAAGATCAACCAGTCATCGCTGAACTGGCATCAG CTGGAAAACCTGACAAACTTCACCAAAGCCATCAAGGAATACGGCCTGAAGCCCCACGACATCTTCGAAGCCAATGACTTGTTTGAGAATGGAAACATGACACAGGTCCAGACGACCCTTCTTGCACTGGCTAGCATG gcgAAGACTCGGGGCTGCCAGTCACGGGTGGACATTGGCGTGAAGTACGCTGACAAGGCAGAGAGGTTGTTTGACGAGGACACAATGAGGGCTGGACAGAGCATCATTGGTCTACAG ATGGGGACCAACAAGTGTGCCAGTCAAGCAGGTATGATGGCATATGGCACCAGAAGGCACTTATATGACCCCAAAAACCAGATTCAGCCTCCCATGGACAACACAACTATCAGCCTGCAGATGGGAACCAACAAGATGGCGTCTCAG GCTGGGATGACGGCTCCTGGGACAAGGCGTGCCATCTATGACACgaagacaaacacagacaaGTGCGACAACAGTACCATGTCCCTACAGATGGGCTACAGCCAGGGAGCCAACCAGAGCGGACAGAACTTCGGCCTGGGCCGGCAGATCTACGACTCCAAGTACTGTCCAAAAGCCAGCGAAGGTGTGGAGGATCAAAACGGCGCAGGCATGCCTCACGACTGTATCCCAGATTACCAAGACGAGGGATACCAAGGCTACCAGGAAGAGGAGCAGGTGTACCAAGAAGACGGGACAGATTATTAA